A single genomic interval of Demequina sp. NBRC 110054 harbors:
- a CDS encoding ABC transporter permease — protein sequence MTITRNTAVGVALLLAVAIGALALTDLRLEAGLSDHGDQVEAWLALGVTPRVAVRPIARQAIHAALVPALDQTRTVGLVTVLAHRLGAPRDLPPPA from the coding sequence GTGACGATCACCAGGAACACGGCGGTCGGCGTCGCGCTGCTGCTCGCCGTGGCCATCGGGGCTCTGGCCCTCACGGACCTGCGGCTCGAGGCGGGGCTGAGCGACCATGGGGATCAGGTGGAGGCGTGGCTGGCACTCGGCGTGACTCCGCGCGTCGCAGTGCGGCCCATCGCGCGCCAGGCCATCCATGCGGCGCTCGTACCCGCGCTCGACCAGACCCGCACGGTGGGCCTCGTGACGGTGCTCGCCCATCGCCTCGGCGCGCCCAGGGATCTCCCCCCGCCCGCCTGA
- a CDS encoding metallopeptidase family protein: MITMSDEEFEAAVEDGLDAVPDELFDLIDNVVILIEDEPEGDDPELLGLYDGIALTDRGDSGYGELPDRIFIYKNPTLRYCEDADHVREEVAVTVVHEIAHHFGIDDDRLHELGWD, encoded by the coding sequence ATGATCACCATGAGCGACGAGGAGTTCGAGGCGGCGGTCGAGGACGGGCTCGATGCGGTGCCCGACGAGCTCTTCGACCTGATCGACAACGTCGTCATCCTCATCGAGGACGAGCCCGAGGGAGACGACCCCGAGCTGCTCGGCCTGTACGACGGAATCGCCCTCACCGACAGGGGCGACTCGGGCTACGGCGAGCTGCCCGACCGCATCTTCATCTACAAGAATCCGACCCTGCGCTACTGCGAGGACGCCGACCACGTGCGCGAGGAGGTCGCGGTCACCGTCGTCCACGAGATCGCCCATCACTTCGGCATCGACGACGACCGCCTCCACGAGCTCGGCTGGGACTGA
- a CDS encoding ABC transporter permease subunit: MSTVLTAARHELLASVRAKAPYALVAAFLGMVAASTFIGWRTSVTVTSIYDQVLADGLTTQPNPFTDVSPLYYVRNTVIYVLLIGSLMAATLGVQSALRDRRAETAALIGTRPVDGRALRAGRLLGLGLLLAALVGITQIITWISVSALVGGALTTSETLAIAGFGVLTWLLLIGFAGIGVLSGRLLRRERTALLAPVVVWAAIAFVVPQLGTAARPVSLLNPVPLPAQDSGAFSWLSQLLSPLAITEHFKTASAALLGSSYTGSPLTSAIVVALFACVAVAIAILIRSDRTTGGTHE, encoded by the coding sequence ATGAGCACCGTCCTCACCGCCGCCCGTCACGAGCTGCTCGCGAGCGTGCGCGCGAAGGCGCCGTACGCGCTCGTGGCCGCGTTCCTCGGCATGGTGGCCGCATCCACGTTCATCGGCTGGCGCACCTCCGTGACCGTCACCTCGATCTACGACCAGGTGCTGGCAGACGGGCTCACCACCCAGCCCAACCCGTTCACCGACGTGTCGCCGCTGTACTACGTGCGCAACACCGTCATCTACGTCCTGCTCATCGGCTCACTCATGGCGGCCACCCTCGGCGTGCAGTCCGCGCTGCGCGACCGCAGGGCCGAGACCGCGGCCCTCATCGGCACGCGCCCCGTGGACGGACGCGCGCTGCGGGCGGGACGGCTGCTCGGGCTCGGCCTCCTGCTCGCGGCCCTCGTGGGCATCACCCAGATCATCACCTGGATCAGCGTCAGCGCACTCGTCGGCGGAGCCCTCACCACCTCGGAGACCCTCGCGATCGCGGGCTTCGGGGTGCTCACCTGGCTGCTGCTGATCGGCTTCGCCGGCATCGGAGTCCTCTCGGGACGGCTGCTGCGGCGCGAGCGCACCGCATTGCTCGCGCCCGTGGTCGTGTGGGCCGCCATCGCCTTCGTGGTGCCGCAGCTCGGCACCGCGGCCAGGCCCGTCTCCCTGCTCAACCCGGTCCCGCTTCCTGCACAGGACTCGGGCGCCTTCTCCTGGCTGTCCCAGCTGCTCTCGCCCCTGGCGATCACCGAGCATTTCAAGACTGCCTCCGCGGCCTTGCTGGGGTCCTCGTACACGGGCTCACCTCTGACATCGGCGATCGTCGTGGCGCTGTTCGCATGCGTCGCCGTCGCGATCGCCATCCTGATCCGCTCCGACCGGACTACCGGAGGAACCCATGAGTGA
- a CDS encoding ATP-binding protein, whose translation MKTRSISGRLSATLAALTLVVACVAGAWSYRAAYVGAKSLQDDVLTQVATLAANAAASGTTSSLTTDSPAASDPTTDIDIATLEQAGLDDSTQPGLTTTVIDGIEERLAVARVGDGPAMVAAQPVAARDDLAREAAASAVVPFLILIPLLMIGLVLATRRALAPVRALADEVASADGTLPRLDADRAPRELQGFISTLNTQRERVEETVAHERLFIMQAAHELRLPLTAVSLQLERAALAPDDARLRDRLEDLRGGVDRSRHVVEQLLALARARSTPEDEAPAEGFATVLRAVLAEVLPAADRAGVEIEVTAGGDDASQVPATAATSAIRNVLDNAIRHGGSGGRVAVAASREGATLVVTVDDAGPGIDDPEAVMRPFARGRSPEAEGSGLGLTIVAEQMRRIRGTAALEPTPLFPSGTRVRLSFPVVPTSPDTAGREATG comes from the coding sequence ATGAAGACACGGTCGATCTCCGGTCGGCTGTCGGCGACGCTCGCCGCGCTCACCCTCGTGGTCGCGTGCGTGGCGGGCGCGTGGTCGTACCGCGCGGCCTACGTGGGCGCGAAGAGCCTCCAGGACGACGTGCTCACACAGGTCGCGACCCTCGCCGCCAATGCGGCCGCCTCGGGGACGACGTCGTCGCTCACCACGGACAGCCCTGCCGCGTCCGACCCGACCACGGACATCGACATCGCCACGCTCGAGCAGGCGGGCCTGGACGACTCGACGCAACCCGGACTCACGACCACCGTCATCGACGGGATCGAGGAGCGGCTCGCGGTCGCGCGCGTGGGCGACGGCCCCGCCATGGTCGCCGCGCAGCCCGTCGCCGCCCGAGACGACCTCGCCCGCGAGGCGGCGGCCTCGGCCGTGGTGCCATTCCTCATCCTCATCCCTCTCCTGATGATCGGGCTCGTCCTCGCGACCCGGCGTGCACTCGCTCCGGTGCGCGCGCTCGCCGACGAGGTCGCGTCGGCAGACGGCACCCTCCCCCGACTCGACGCCGACCGCGCCCCGAGGGAGCTTCAGGGATTCATCAGCACGCTCAACACCCAGCGGGAGCGCGTCGAGGAGACGGTGGCGCACGAGCGGCTCTTCATCATGCAGGCCGCTCACGAACTGCGACTGCCCCTCACCGCCGTGTCGCTCCAGCTCGAACGCGCCGCTCTCGCGCCTGACGACGCGCGGCTGAGGGACCGGCTCGAGGACCTCCGCGGAGGCGTCGACCGCTCACGCCACGTCGTGGAGCAGCTGCTCGCCCTCGCGAGGGCCCGGTCGACCCCCGAGGACGAGGCCCCTGCCGAGGGCTTCGCCACGGTCCTTCGCGCTGTCCTCGCAGAGGTGCTGCCGGCCGCCGATCGCGCCGGCGTCGAGATCGAGGTCACTGCCGGTGGGGACGATGCATCGCAGGTGCCGGCCACCGCCGCGACGTCCGCGATCCGCAACGTCCTCGACAACGCGATCCGGCACGGTGGCTCAGGCGGCCGCGTGGCAGTCGCCGCCTCGCGTGAGGGTGCCACGCTGGTCGTGACGGTCGACGACGCCGGTCCCGGGATCGACGACCCCGAGGCGGTCATGCGCCCCTTCGCACGCGGCCGAAGCCCCGAGGCCGAAGGCAGCGGGCTCGGCCTCACGATCGTCGCGGAGCAGATGCGCCGGATCCGAGGGACGGCGGCGCTGGAGCCGACGCCGCTGTTCCCCTCCGGCACCCGGGTGCGGCTCTCGTTCCCCGTAGTCCCGACCTCGCCCGATACCGCCGGCCGCGAGGCGACCGGGTGA
- a CDS encoding ABC transporter ATP-binding protein, with the protein MTTAAISIQSLTHRYGPTTALDDLTLDIPEGEIFGLLGHNGAGKTTTVSILTTLLKATSGTASVAGHDVRDAAQEVRRSLGYLPENVSFYDDLTTMENLTFFARLSGLRRPEARIGEVLEFVGFTGHDRERVGTFSKGMRQRVGLAQALIHQPAVLFLDEPTSGLDPEGVKALRELILRVNTDWGTTIFMNTHLLSEVTKTCTSIGILRSGRLVHHGTLADTVGAFPTEDALERAYFAAGTTTS; encoded by the coding sequence ATGACGACAGCAGCCATCTCCATCCAGAGTCTCACCCACAGGTACGGCCCCACCACAGCCCTCGACGACCTCACCTTGGACATCCCCGAGGGCGAGATCTTCGGCCTGCTCGGCCACAACGGCGCCGGCAAGACCACCACCGTGAGCATCCTGACCACGCTCCTGAAGGCCACCTCAGGTACCGCGTCCGTCGCGGGCCACGACGTGCGCGACGCAGCCCAGGAGGTACGCCGATCGCTCGGCTACCTGCCCGAGAACGTCTCCTTCTACGACGACCTCACCACGATGGAGAACCTCACCTTCTTCGCCCGCCTGTCCGGTCTGCGACGCCCCGAGGCCCGCATCGGCGAGGTGCTGGAGTTCGTAGGCTTCACCGGCCACGACCGCGAACGAGTCGGGACGTTCTCCAAGGGCATGCGCCAGCGCGTCGGCCTGGCGCAGGCGTTGATCCACCAGCCCGCGGTGCTGTTCCTTGACGAGCCCACCTCGGGCCTGGACCCCGAAGGCGTCAAGGCGCTACGCGAGCTGATCCTGCGGGTCAACACGGACTGGGGCACCACCATCTTCATGAACACCCACCTGCTGTCCGAGGTGACGAAGACCTGCACCAGCATCGGGATCCTGCGATCAGGCCGCCTGGTGCACCACGGCACGCTCGCCGACACGGTGGGCGCCTTCCCCACCGAGGACGCGCTCGAGCGCGCCTACTTCGCGGCGGGGACCACCACCTCATGA
- a CDS encoding response regulator transcription factor, producing the protein MRVLLVEDDAMVGAALVGRLEDDAYAVDWVRDARSAAASVATHTYDVMLLDLGLPDTDGTALLARLRRGGDGTPIIVVTARDDVGSKVASLDGGADDYLMKPFDSTELMARMRAVLRRGGDSRRAATLEAGGLRLELDTHVAIRPDGERVELPRREFAVLRALMTHPGAILSRADIEHQVYGWGHEVESNAIEYAIHRLRAKLGSDTIRNIRGVGWMTPRDAGRA; encoded by the coding sequence ATGCGGGTCCTGCTCGTCGAGGACGATGCGATGGTGGGAGCGGCACTGGTCGGCCGCCTCGAGGACGACGCCTACGCGGTGGACTGGGTGCGCGACGCCCGGTCCGCTGCGGCGAGCGTCGCGACGCACACCTACGACGTGATGCTGCTGGACCTGGGGCTGCCCGACACGGACGGCACCGCATTGCTCGCCCGCCTTCGCCGAGGCGGCGACGGCACGCCGATCATCGTGGTCACAGCACGGGACGACGTCGGCAGCAAGGTCGCGAGCCTCGACGGCGGCGCCGACGACTACCTCATGAAGCCGTTCGACTCGACGGAGCTGATGGCCCGCATGCGCGCAGTGCTGCGACGCGGCGGCGACTCGCGCAGGGCCGCGACTCTCGAGGCGGGCGGCCTGCGGCTCGAGCTGGACACCCACGTCGCGATCCGACCCGACGGCGAACGGGTCGAGCTGCCCCGACGGGAGTTCGCGGTCCTGCGCGCGCTCATGACACACCCCGGCGCAATCCTGTCCCGCGCCGACATCGAGCACCAGGTCTACGGCTGGGGTCACGAGGTAGAGAGCAACGCGATCGAATACGCGATCCATCGGCTGCGTGCGAAGCTCGGGAGCGACACGATCCGCAACATCCGCGGGGTCGGCTGGATGACTCCTCGGGATGCAGGCCGCGCATGA
- a CDS encoding response regulator transcription factor has product MRVLVVDDEPKLTSIIQRSLAEAGYAVDVAHTSDAALERAAVESYDLLILDVMLAGSPIDGYELCAEMRRSDPDVPILMLTAMGTIANRVTGLDGGADDYVVKPIHVLELLARVRALLRRSPKADTPVLSVGEVELDPASRAVTVHGQGIELTAKEFAVLEYLMRNAGRVVSTSELIDHAWDSNYEGYSNVVQTYIRYLRRKLEAVGAGDAIQTRRGAGYAMGAGA; this is encoded by the coding sequence ATGCGGGTCCTCGTAGTCGACGACGAGCCGAAACTCACCTCCATCATCCAGCGCAGCCTCGCCGAGGCCGGATACGCGGTCGACGTCGCGCACACCTCCGATGCGGCCCTCGAGAGGGCGGCGGTCGAGTCATACGACCTGCTCATCCTCGACGTCATGCTGGCGGGTTCGCCGATCGACGGCTACGAGCTTTGCGCCGAGATGCGCCGGTCCGACCCGGACGTGCCGATCCTGATGCTCACCGCGATGGGCACGATCGCCAACCGGGTCACCGGATTGGACGGCGGCGCCGACGACTACGTGGTCAAGCCGATCCACGTGCTCGAACTGCTGGCGCGGGTACGTGCGCTGCTGCGACGCTCCCCCAAAGCAGACACCCCTGTCCTGTCGGTCGGCGAGGTGGAGCTCGACCCTGCGTCGCGGGCGGTCACCGTCCACGGCCAGGGCATCGAGCTCACCGCCAAGGAGTTCGCCGTTCTCGAGTACCTGATGCGCAACGCGGGACGCGTCGTCAGCACCAGCGAACTCATCGACCACGCGTGGGACTCGAACTACGAGGGATACTCCAACGTGGTCCAGACCTACATCCGCTACCTGCGCCGCAAGCTCGAGGCCGTCGGCGCGGGCGACGCGATCCAGACACGCCGCGGCGCCGGCTATGCAATGGGGGCGGGCGCATGA
- a CDS encoding ABC transporter permease, translating into MSETLTLARKELLDLRRDRIVWIVLGTLGIAVVLSVIVASLDYRAQLADYEAYVAQVTASGSGVTPAAPQLFPLTLLRGGMEYVEVLGALFALTIGYGAIAKERSRGTVDLLLTRTRSGTSIVMGKLAGLAVLWAAIMAAIVVIALASVATVGGAAIGLHEVARIALAGIAGWVYVLFWSAVAVAVTTLTRNSTGALLTLLVAWLLVVLVIPQIGDTMDPDNQVPGGLFKALAIAKADEHAVLDHFTAYESARNGLEVSSISKLYERFTFATLGIKDTYNGQSLAFVWDGTFRYIYGALAFTAAALTLAAASGRRIHTLRRAS; encoded by the coding sequence ATGAGTGAGACCCTCACGCTCGCCCGCAAGGAGCTGCTCGACCTACGTCGCGACCGCATCGTCTGGATCGTGCTCGGCACGCTCGGCATCGCCGTCGTCCTGTCGGTGATCGTCGCCTCGCTCGACTACCGCGCACAGCTGGCCGACTACGAGGCGTACGTGGCCCAGGTCACCGCGTCGGGCAGCGGCGTCACGCCCGCAGCCCCGCAGCTCTTCCCCCTCACGTTGCTGCGCGGCGGCATGGAGTACGTGGAGGTGCTCGGAGCGCTCTTCGCCCTCACGATCGGCTATGGCGCGATCGCGAAGGAACGGTCGCGCGGCACCGTGGACCTGCTCCTCACGCGCACCCGCTCCGGCACCTCGATCGTGATGGGCAAGCTGGCCGGGCTCGCGGTCCTGTGGGCGGCGATCATGGCGGCGATCGTCGTGATCGCACTCGCCTCCGTCGCGACCGTCGGCGGTGCCGCGATCGGCCTGCACGAGGTCGCGCGAATAGCGCTCGCCGGGATCGCGGGCTGGGTCTACGTCCTGTTCTGGAGCGCGGTCGCTGTCGCCGTCACGACGCTGACGCGCAACTCCACCGGCGCGCTCCTGACCCTGCTGGTCGCGTGGCTCCTGGTCGTGCTCGTCATCCCGCAGATCGGAGACACGATGGACCCCGACAACCAGGTGCCCGGCGGCCTGTTCAAAGCCCTCGCAATCGCGAAGGCCGACGAGCACGCGGTGCTCGACCACTTCACCGCCTATGAGAGCGCCCGCAACGGGCTCGAGGTCAGCTCCATCTCCAAGCTCTACGAACGCTTCACCTTCGCCACGCTCGGCATCAAGGACACGTACAACGGCCAAAGCCTGGCCTTCGTATGGGACGGCACATTCCGCTACATCTACGGCGCGCTCGCCTTCACGGCCGCCGCACTCACTCTCGCAGCGGCATCCGGCCGCCGCATCCACACCCTCAGGAGGGCCTCATGA
- a CDS encoding glycoside hydrolase family 1 protein, whose product MSESEEFFEFGPVPEGWLWGAATAAHQIEGGNTNSDWWAFEHRPGSPAKESSGDACDSWHRWRDDLELVKEMGLDAYRMSIEWARIEPADGEFSLAALEHYRRVLVTAQEMGLKTSVTFHHFTSPQWTAERDGWMNPDIVDLFARYVDIAGQHLADHIDIAATFNEPNVVAGMGYAEGGFAPGISAGQAGVQQATDNFVAAHLRAREILKGGPGNFPVGLTLAMPDQVVHLDGNLASPGLRYDELPAGSAAAERMRLWTGVYLDAAKDDDYVGVQTYTTEHLDADGHHLPVPEGGRVTQMGWRFVPEALGRSVRHAHAVAQVPLIVTENGIATNHDEERIEYYEGSLASLREAINDGVDVRGFFAWSLLDNFEWAEGFRPTFGLASVDPLSFDRTLKPSGRWLAEVAWGSRN is encoded by the coding sequence ATGTCCGAGTCTGAGGAGTTCTTCGAGTTCGGTCCGGTCCCGGAGGGCTGGCTGTGGGGTGCGGCCACGGCCGCGCACCAGATCGAGGGCGGCAACACGAACAGCGACTGGTGGGCGTTCGAGCATCGTCCCGGCAGTCCCGCCAAGGAGTCGAGCGGCGATGCGTGCGACTCCTGGCACCGGTGGCGCGACGACCTGGAGCTCGTCAAGGAGATGGGCCTCGACGCGTACAGGATGAGCATCGAGTGGGCGCGCATCGAGCCTGCGGACGGCGAGTTCTCGCTGGCGGCGCTCGAGCACTATCGCCGGGTCCTCGTGACGGCGCAGGAGATGGGCCTCAAGACCTCGGTGACCTTCCACCACTTCACCTCGCCGCAGTGGACCGCCGAGCGCGACGGCTGGATGAACCCCGACATCGTCGACCTGTTCGCGCGCTACGTCGACATCGCCGGGCAGCACCTCGCGGACCACATCGACATCGCCGCGACGTTCAACGAGCCGAACGTCGTCGCCGGCATGGGCTACGCCGAGGGCGGCTTCGCGCCCGGCATCAGCGCGGGCCAGGCGGGCGTGCAGCAGGCGACCGACAACTTCGTGGCGGCGCACCTGAGGGCGCGCGAGATCCTCAAGGGCGGTCCGGGCAACTTCCCTGTGGGCCTGACGCTCGCGATGCCGGACCAGGTCGTGCACCTCGACGGCAACCTGGCGAGCCCGGGCCTGCGCTACGACGAACTCCCCGCGGGCAGCGCCGCCGCCGAGCGGATGCGGCTGTGGACCGGCGTCTACCTCGACGCGGCCAAGGACGACGACTACGTGGGCGTCCAGACCTATACGACCGAGCACTTGGACGCCGACGGCCATCATCTGCCGGTCCCCGAGGGAGGGCGGGTCACGCAGATGGGCTGGCGCTTCGTGCCCGAGGCGCTCGGACGCTCGGTGCGCCACGCGCATGCGGTCGCCCAGGTGCCCTTGATCGTCACCGAGAACGGCATCGCCACGAACCACGACGAGGAGCGCATCGAGTACTACGAGGGCTCCCTCGCCTCGCTGCGGGAGGCCATCAACGACGGCGTCGACGTGCGCGGCTTCTTCGCGTGGAGCCTGCTCGACAACTTCGAGTGGGCGGAGGGCTTCCGGCCGACCTTCGGGCTCGCGTCGGTCGACCCGCTGAGCTTCGACCGCACGCTCAAGCCGTCGGGCCGCTGGCTCGCGGAGGTCGCTTGGGGCTCCCGGAACTGA
- a CDS encoding FtsX-like permease family protein: protein MDWSVAVAGTRRAWGFVAASSLAGLIGVFVIVGGFVAYDAGYGRSEIEAARSFVLTSEEGGGALVQGADATYYDATADVTVVELIDAGAVGLPPGVERLPGEGELVVSPAAAELIESDANFAARYPGEVIGIVGDVGLVGPNELVVWQGVGEGVLDEEHAFYVSGFGETDPDHFGVPSEVQGIVPVLVVGFLLPVVVLFYEAASNGAEGRQVRLAALRLTGASMRRLRRIAVFETLVATLPGVLLGTLAFGPVAGVLAPFLPFSGGVWPDQLRPSAGLLFAVVLAMISLAAVVGWWSLARVRGDFLSVVKHARTRKLRRLRLVWLAAGLMVLGGATLGDRTAEDWTTTPVKLLGVAAVLLMVGLIRGLPVIVNETARLVERAGGSWVLELGASKTTFSPAAISRVATGAMSLVLISGIFLTLIPLGASTNSRGWREAFDEDSWDLLVTSGASELPDQGDVLKGVREFASVGNLNVELPQGRIVSVAVVDCAELTDLLDGAQVCAPGGTMVSASFHGDLAEAVPVVEYEDDAGEVLYESVGAALGITATQTDDAGDIELMTWILGADVVVDSGVMEGAEEGIFPYTVVADASAGLETARTSLMHATNGSARTVREMIAESERTTILLRKVAQMILIALGIVAAATVAAALSGHLRTERAALIDLWRIGVPVRTVRRSLLVQTAFALVPGVALALPLGIAMSAVFVGLDLDRYYGVPWRAMTLLAIGALAIPLVTAATMSSTVRIEERSRSPLRTE, encoded by the coding sequence ATGGACTGGTCCGTCGCGGTGGCGGGCACGCGTCGGGCGTGGGGGTTCGTGGCCGCGTCGAGCCTCGCGGGTCTGATCGGCGTGTTCGTGATCGTGGGGGGCTTCGTCGCCTACGACGCGGGCTACGGGCGCTCGGAGATCGAGGCAGCGCGGTCTTTCGTGCTCACGTCCGAGGAGGGTGGGGGTGCGCTGGTCCAAGGCGCCGACGCGACATACTACGACGCGACGGCCGACGTCACCGTGGTTGAGTTGATCGACGCCGGCGCGGTGGGTTTACCGCCGGGCGTGGAGCGGCTTCCTGGGGAAGGGGAGTTGGTGGTGTCGCCGGCGGCGGCGGAACTGATCGAGTCGGATGCGAACTTCGCGGCCCGCTATCCGGGCGAGGTCATCGGGATCGTGGGCGATGTGGGACTCGTCGGCCCGAACGAGCTGGTGGTGTGGCAGGGCGTCGGAGAGGGCGTGCTCGACGAGGAGCACGCTTTCTATGTGAGCGGGTTCGGGGAGACCGACCCCGACCACTTCGGTGTCCCCAGCGAAGTGCAGGGGATCGTGCCGGTGCTGGTGGTGGGGTTCCTGCTGCCCGTGGTGGTGCTGTTCTATGAGGCGGCGAGCAACGGTGCGGAGGGCAGGCAGGTGCGCTTGGCGGCGCTGCGCCTGACGGGCGCGTCGATGCGGCGCCTTCGCCGCATCGCGGTATTCGAGACGCTGGTCGCGACGCTCCCCGGCGTGCTGCTGGGAACTCTGGCCTTCGGTCCCGTGGCGGGAGTGCTGGCCCCGTTTCTGCCGTTTAGCGGTGGGGTGTGGCCCGACCAGCTGCGGCCTTCTGCGGGGTTGCTGTTCGCTGTGGTGCTGGCGATGATCAGTCTCGCGGCGGTGGTGGGCTGGTGGTCGTTGGCGCGCGTGCGCGGTGACTTCCTCTCGGTCGTGAAGCACGCCCGTACCCGAAAGCTCAGGCGCTTGCGACTGGTCTGGCTTGCGGCTGGCCTGATGGTGCTGGGCGGTGCGACCCTTGGGGACCGGACCGCCGAGGACTGGACCACCACACCAGTGAAACTCCTTGGCGTCGCTGCCGTACTGCTCATGGTGGGGCTAATCCGGGGGCTGCCGGTAATCGTCAACGAGACGGCACGGCTCGTAGAGCGCGCGGGCGGGTCGTGGGTGCTCGAGCTGGGCGCATCCAAGACCACGTTCTCGCCAGCGGCGATCTCCCGCGTCGCGACGGGCGCGATGTCCCTCGTGCTCATCTCCGGCATCTTCCTCACTCTGATCCCCCTGGGCGCGAGCACGAACTCCAGGGGCTGGCGTGAGGCCTTCGACGAGGACTCCTGGGACCTGCTCGTGACGTCTGGTGCAAGCGAGCTCCCAGACCAGGGCGATGTGCTCAAGGGCGTTCGCGAGTTCGCGTCCGTGGGCAATCTCAATGTCGAGCTGCCTCAGGGTCGGATCGTCTCAGTAGCAGTTGTCGACTGCGCGGAGTTGACAGACCTGTTGGACGGAGCCCAGGTGTGCGCACCGGGAGGGACGATGGTGAGCGCCAGCTTCCACGGCGACCTCGCAGAGGCGGTCCCCGTCGTTGAGTACGAGGACGACGCGGGCGAGGTGCTCTACGAAAGTGTCGGCGCCGCGCTCGGCATCACCGCGACGCAGACCGACGACGCTGGCGACATCGAACTCATGACCTGGATTCTCGGTGCCGACGTGGTTGTCGATTCCGGTGTGATGGAGGGCGCCGAAGAAGGGATCTTTCCCTACACCGTCGTTGCCGATGCCTCCGCCGGTCTCGAGACGGCCCGAACCTCGTTGATGCACGCGACGAACGGCTCGGCCCGCACCGTGAGGGAGATGATCGCCGAGTCCGAACGCACCACCATCCTGCTACGCAAGGTCGCTCAGATGATTCTCATCGCGCTGGGCATCGTCGCGGCAGCCACGGTGGCAGCGGCTCTCAGCGGTCACCTGCGCACGGAGAGAGCCGCCTTGATCGACCTGTGGCGGATCGGCGTGCCAGTGCGTACGGTGCGACGTTCCCTGCTGGTGCAGACCGCGTTCGCCCTGGTGCCGGGCGTCGCCCTCGCACTCCCGCTCGGCATAGCCATGAGCGCGGTCTTCGTAGGGCTGGATCTCGACCGCTACTACGGGGTGCCGTGGCGGGCCATGACGCTCCTCGCCATAGGGGCGCTCGCCATCCCGCTCGTTACCGCGGCCACCATGTCATCGACCGTGCGCATCGAGGAGAGGAGTCGCTCGCCGCTCCGGACAGAGTGA
- a CDS encoding sensor histidine kinase KdpD, which translates to MIVRQTTVRLTLAFTAIMLAVVALAFVGIYVFATFAFDFDVVSTDTGVASEDAVDHSLANLRDVLLVSYAVLLVVSPIVSWAMARLALGPLRRSYEVQSQFVDATSHEFRTPLGILMGEMSWALLKRRTVDEYEESLRTSLETVESLSHLTEQLLLLSRDDRVELTSARERLPLAEIAAEATELAIREHDAEGRVALKFEDDVDVRVSRDLMVSAVRNLIDNGVKYSGPDGRVTVRVSRRGGSAFLTVTDDGPGLTHADAEKAFERFWRAPNSAAIAGHGMGLPLVRSIVSAHGGKADLKGVDGGGAIATITLDAA; encoded by the coding sequence ATGATCGTCCGCCAGACCACCGTGAGGCTCACTCTTGCCTTCACCGCCATCATGCTCGCCGTCGTCGCGCTCGCCTTCGTCGGCATCTACGTGTTCGCCACGTTCGCCTTCGACTTCGACGTCGTCTCCACCGACACGGGGGTCGCCAGCGAGGATGCCGTCGACCACTCGCTCGCGAACCTACGCGATGTGCTCCTCGTCTCCTACGCCGTACTCCTCGTCGTCTCGCCGATCGTCAGCTGGGCGATGGCGCGGCTGGCGCTCGGCCCGCTGAGGCGCAGCTACGAGGTGCAATCACAGTTCGTCGACGCGACCTCGCACGAGTTCAGAACCCCGCTCGGCATCCTGATGGGAGAGATGTCGTGGGCACTTCTCAAGCGTCGCACCGTCGATGAGTACGAGGAGTCGCTGCGCACCTCGCTCGAGACTGTCGAGTCCTTGTCGCACCTCACCGAGCAACTTCTCCTGCTGTCCCGTGACGACCGCGTGGAGCTCACCTCGGCCCGCGAACGCCTTCCCCTGGCCGAGATCGCGGCAGAAGCGACCGAGCTCGCGATCCGGGAGCACGACGCCGAGGGCCGCGTTGCGCTCAAGTTCGAGGACGACGTCGACGTGCGCGTCTCACGCGACCTCATGGTCAGCGCCGTGCGCAACCTCATCGACAACGGCGTGAAGTACTCGGGACCCGACGGCCGCGTCACGGTGCGCGTCTCGCGTCGCGGAGGGTCCGCGTTCCTCACCGTCACAGACGACGGGCCCGGACTGACTCACGCCGACGCCGAGAAGGCCTTCGAGCGCTTCTGGCGCGCACCCAACTCCGCGGCGATCGCCGGACACGGCATGGGCCTCCCTCTCGTGCGGAGCATCGTGTCCGCACACGGGGGAAAGGCAGACCTCAAGGGCGTCGACGGCGGTGGCGCGATCGCGACGATCACATTGGACGCCGCGTAG